AGGTGCAGTTCTCTATCCAAATACCACGAGCTACCCAGCGATTGAAAAAGAGTTCAAGGATTATATCTATGTCTCTCAACAAGATGCGACGAGCTATTATTTCAATTACAACTTAGATCGGAAATCTTACAAGCATACTTCTAAGAAAGATGATGCCCAAAAAGCAGCAACCAATGAAGCAATTTTAAACAAAAACTTCCGTCAAGCCATTAAATTTGCTCTGGATAAGACAGGGATGGCTGCACAGATGAATGGTGAAAAATTAGCTACTGCAACATTGCGGAATACTCTGGTACCACCAACCTTCGTACAAATCGGAGACAAGAATTACGGTGATGTGGTCGGTGAAAAGCTAGTCAACTACGGCAAAGAGTGGGCAGACATCAACTTGGCAGATGCGACCAATGCCTACTACAATCCGACAAAAGCAAAAGAAAAAATGGCGCAAGCCAAGACTGAATTGGAAGCCAAAGGAGTTCAGTTCCCAATTCATTTGGATGTACTCGTAGAAGAAACAGATAAGAACGATGTTGCTAGAAAGAGCTCCATCAAACAATCGATTGAAGCAGCATTAGGTGCAGAGAATGTCGTGATTGATCTTCAAAATGCTTCTGAGGATGAGGTGAATAACGCTAGTTACTTTGCAACAAGGGCTGCTCAAAAAGACTATGACTTTGATGTATCAGGTTGGGGGCCAGACTTCCAAGACCCATCAACCTACCTAGATATTTTGAACATAGAAAATGGTGGAATGCTTCAAAATATTGGTTTGGAACCAGGTCAAGACAATGCGAAAATTCAAGCCGTTGGCTTAGATAAATACACAGATATGCTCAAGGAAGCCAATAAAGAGCAAGATGTTAAAGTGCGTTATGAAAAATACGCAGAAGCAGAAGCTTGGTTGCAAGATAGCGCCCTTATCATTCCAACTGTTTCAAAAGGTGGACGTCCACAATTATCTAAGGTTGTCCCATTCTCCTCACCGACATCTGATGTCGGAACAAAAGGGGATGCAACCATCTTCAAATACAAACAAGTCCAAAAAGACATTGTGACAGTAAAAGATTACGAAACCGCTCGTGAAAAATGGGTGAAAGAAAAAGCAGAATCCAATGCGAAATACCAAGAAGATTTAGCAAAACACGTAAAATAATAGAAAAAGATTAGAAGTCTACCAAACTTCTAATCTTTTTTTGCACAAAATAAAGAAAACTGTTCAATTATTGAATAATCTTCAGAAAATTCATTGTATTCTGTTTCTTTTATGATATAATTCGCTTACATCTAAAAATAACAGTGGAGGTTTTCTATGAAAAAATCAAAAGTACTAGCATTAGCAGGTATCACCTTGCTTAGTGCAGGATTTTTAGCAGCATGCTCAGGTTCGAATTCCAATTCAGCAGGAGCAGGCAAGACTTATTCTTATGTGTATCAAACAGATCCTGAGAATCTGGACTATTTGACATCTAGTAAGGCAGCTATCCATGATATTACAACGAATGTCATTGATGGTTTGCTCGAAAATGACCGTTATGGGAACTTTGTTCCATCTATGGCAGAGGATTGGACTGTCTCAAAAGATGGATTGACCTATACCTATAAACTTCGGAAAGGGGTTAACTGGTACACTTCTGAAGGTGAAGAATATGCAGAAGTAAAGGCACAGGATTTTGTCACTGGTCTAAAATATGCAGCAGATAAGGAATCTCAAGCACTTTACTTGATTCAAGATTCTATCAAGGGCTTGGACGACTATATCAAGGGAAAAAATAAAGACTTTGCTTCCGTTGGGATTAAAGCGATTGATGACTATACAGTCGAATACACTCTCAATCAACCAGAGAGTTACTGGAATTCTAAAACGACGATGGGAATTTTGTACCCTGTAAATGAGGAATTCCTCAAGTCTCAAGGGGATAAGTTTGCCAGTGCGACAGATCCAACAACCTTGCTTTACAACGGACCGTTCATTCTTAAATCAATTACAGCAAAATCTGCGATTGAATTTGCCAAGAATGAAAATTACTGGGACAAGGACAATGTTCATATCGATAATGTGAAGTTGTCTTACTATGATGGTTCAGACCAAGATTCATTAGCGAAAAACTTTGCTGACGGCGTGTATAGTATCGCTCGAGTCTTTCCAAATAGTGCCAGCTATGATGCTGTGAAAAAACAGTTTAGCGAAAATATTACCTATGCTCCTCAAGGTTCAGCTAGTTATATCGTTGGGATGAATATTGATCGTCAGTCCTATGACCATACCTCAAAAACGACAGATGCTCAAAAGACTTCTACGAAAAAAGCACTCTTGAATAAAGATTTCCGTCAAGCGTTAGCCTTTGCCTTTGACCGCGAAAGCTACTCTGCTCAAATTAACGGAAAAGATGGTGCAAGCAAGGTTTTGAGAAATATGTTTGTTCCTCCAACCTTTGTAGCAGCTGGAGACAAGAGTTTTGGAGACATAGTAGAGGCTGACCTTCAAAGCAAGGGGGATGAATGGAAAGATGTTGATTTATCAGATGGACAAAACGGTCTTTACAATCCAGAAAAAGCCAAGGCAGAATTTGCCAAAGCTAAAGAAGCTCTGCAAGCTGAAGGAGTAGAATTCCCAATTCGCTTGGATGCGCCAACGATTAAAACCGATAAAGCGCGTGTTGCTCGTTTGCAATCGCTTAAACAATCCATCGAAGAATCTTTGGGAACTGACAATGTCGTGATTGATATTCAACAGTTGTCAGAAGAAGATGTCTTGAATATGACCTACTATGCACCAACAGCAGCTCAAGCGGGTTGGGACATTTCAGACATCGTCGGCTGGATTCCAGACTTCCAAGATCCATCTACCTACCTCAACATTATCAAACCATCTTCTGGGGACAATACGAAATTATTCCTTGGATTTGATGCAGGCAAGGACAATGCGGCAGCTAAAACAGTTGGCTTGACAGAGTTTGAAGAATTGGTAAATGCAGCAGATAATGAGAAATTAGATCTCAATAAACGCTATGAAAAATATGCGGCTGCTCAGGCTTGGCTAACAGATAGTGCCTTGATCATCCCATCAATGTCAAATGGTGCAACAGCTATGCTAAGAAAGACGGTTCCATTCTCAACAGCCTTTGCATGGAGTGGAAATAAAGGAGCCGATCCAAACGTTGTCTACAAGTATGTTGAATTACAAGACGAGCCGGCAACGACAGCTGAATACCAAAAAGCATTGGAAAAATGGCAAAAAGAAAAAGCAGAATCCAATGCCAAATACCAAGAAGATTTGGCAAAACACGTAAAATAAATAGCTAAATATTAGAAGTCGCATAGACTTCTAATATTTTTGTACGCACAAACGAAAAATGTCTATTTTCACAAAAATCTTCAGAAAATTCATTGAATTGTCTTTCTTTTATGATATAATTCGCTTACATGTAAAAATAACAATGGAGGTTTACGATGAAAAAATCGAAAGTTTTAGCATTGGCAGGAGTTGCTCTGCTTAGTGCTGGCTTACTAGCAGCTTGTTCGGGTGGGTCAGACTCGTCAAAAGAAGGAAGTACCTATTCTTATGTATATGCAACGGATCCTGAAACACTGGATTATCTTGCTTCAGGAAAGGCAAGTACCCATGACTTGGTGGCTAGTGCGATTGATGGTTTATTAGAAAACGACAAATATGGAAATCTAATCCCTTCTTTGGCGGAAGATTGGACGGTCTCAAAAGATGGATTGACCTACACGTATACCCTGCGCAAGGGAGTTAACTGGTATACTTCAGATGGTGAAGAATATGCAGAAGTGAAGGCTCAAGACTTTGTGGCAGGTTTGAAACATGCTGCAGATGGGAAATCAGAAGCCCTTATCCTAGTCCAAAATTCCGTTAAGGGACTTGATGACTATGTAACAGGTAAGACAAAAGATTTCTCAGAAGTGGGCGTCAAGGCTTTAGATGACTATACTGTTCAATATACCTTGAATAATCCAGAACCATACTGGAATGCCAAAACAACATCTGCGACTTTGTTTCCAGTGAATGAAGAGTTCCTGAAAGCCAAGGGAGATAAGTTCGGTCAAGCGACAGATCCTAGCTCCATCCTTTACAATGGCCCATATATCATCAAGTCCTTGGTTTCAAAATCAACGATTGAATATGCGAAGAACGAAAATTATTGGGATAAGGACAATGTGCATTTTGATAATGTTAAGATGACTTACTTTGATGGTCAAGATGTAGATACCTTGGGTCGTGGCTTCTCTGATGGAAACTTTATTGTTGCCCGCCTATTCCCAAATAGTTCAAACTACTCAACGGTTGCTGAGAAATTCAAAGAAAATATCTACTATACACAACCACAAGCAACTACCTTTGGAATAGGGATTAACATTGACCGTCAAAATTACAACCATTCATCTAAGACAACAGATGAGCAAAAATCATCCACGAAAAAAGCTATTTTAAATAAAGACTTCCGTCAAGCTTTGAGCTTTGCCTTGGATAGAAAAGCTTTTGTGGCACAGGTAAATGGGGAAGAGGCTGCAGAACTTTCTGTACGAAATCTTTTCGTCCCATCGAACTTTGTCCAAGTTGGAGATAAGAGTTTTGGGGACCTTGTTGAGGAGAAAATTGCGAGCTATGGAGATGAGTGGAAGGATGTCAAGTTAGCAGACTCCAAAGATAGCATCTACAATCCTGAGAAAGCCAAAGCAGAATTTGCTAAAGCTAAAGAAGCCTTGCAAGCAGAAGGGGTACAATTCCCAATCCATTTGGATGTTCCTGTTGCAGAAACAGACAAGACAGGAATCCTTCAAATTCAATCCTTGAAACAATCTATTGAAAAGAATTTGGGATCAGAAAATGTCGTGATTGATATCCAACAAATGTCTCAAGATGAGTTACTTAATATCACTTATTATGCAGCTACTGCAGCAGCGCAAGACTGGGATATTTCAACATCGGTTGGTTGGACTCCAGACTATCCGGACCCATCTACCTACCTAGATATTTTGAAAACAACAGAGCAAGAATATTCCAAGACTTATTTAGGTTATGAAGGGGCAGATAATGCAGCAGCTAAGCAAGTGGGCCTCCAAGAATATGATAAATTGGCCAATGAAGCTGGGGCAGAGGTTCTTGATACTATGAGTCGTTATGAAAAATATGCAGCAGCCCAAGCTTGGTTGACAGATAGTTCATTGATTATCCCAATCCAAGGTGCACCTGGTGGAGCGCCACAATTGTCTCGATTGAAACCATTCTCTGGTGCTTATGCAGAGACAGGAAGCAAAGCTCACTCAACAGATTACTACAAGTACAGACAGCCAAACGGTGGAGTTGTAACCAAGAAAGAATATGATGAAGCTCGTGAAAAATGGTTGAAAGAAAAAGCAGAATCAAATGCTAAATACCAAGAAGATTTAGCAAAACACGTGAAATAAGTTCATTGTGTGTTGCTATCATTGAGGTTGGAATGCCCTGTTCCAACCTTTTTTGGTGTGGTTAAGACGGTGATTTTTCGACAGGCACTTTTATCTGTGATTTTATGACTGGAAGGGATTTATAGGCGTATAAACATGCAAGTAAACCAAAAAGAATGATAGCGCTTTAGATGGAATGTAGCAAGGGATTTCAATCCAAAAAATATTCAGAAAATTTATTGTACTTTAAGGTTTTTTTATGGTATAATGATAGAAATTAACAGTAAATGGAGAATTGCTATGAACAAAAGCAAATTATTCGCTTTAGCAGGTGTAAGCTTGCTGAGCATCGGTGTATTGGCAGCCTGCTCAAGTAGCTCTAAGTCGTCAGGTGGTGATGGAAATACTTATAGCTATGTCTATGCAACCGACCCTGAATCATTAGATTACTTACTAACTTCGAAGGCTTCAACGCTTGATTTGGTGACAAATGGGGTTGACGGACTTCTAGCAAATGATAACTATGGGAACCTAGTTCCGTCTCTTGCAGAGGATTGGAAAGTTTCTAAGGACGGCTTGACCTATACGTATAAACTTCGTAAAGGTGCTAAATGGTACACGACTGAAGGCGAAGAGTATGCTGAAGTAACTGCGAAAGACTTCGTTGCAGGATTAAAGCATGCTGCAGATAAAAAATCAGAATCTCTTTACTTGATTCAAGATTCGATCAAGGGCTTGGCAGCGTATGTAAATGGTGAAAGCAAGGATTTTGCTAGTGTCGGAGTGAAGGCTCTTGATGATTATACGGTTCAATATACCTTAAATTCTCCAGAACCATATTGGAATTCTAAAACGACAAACGGAATTCTCTACCCTGTCAATGAAGAATTCTTGACATCTAAGGGAGATAAGTTTGCCCAACCGACAGACCCATCTTCTCTTCTATACAATGGACCATTCCTTTTGAAATCATTGGTTTCTAAATCATCTGTTGAGTTTGTCAAAAATGAAAACTATTGGGACAAAGACAATGTTCATGTTGATGCAGTGAAACTATCTTACTATGATGGTCAAGATGTGGACTCTCTTGCACGTAACTTTACAGATGGAGCCTACTCTGTTGCTCGTCTGTTCCCTTCAAGTCCAAACTATTCTAAGGTAGCTGAAGATTTCAAAGAAAATATCTACACGACTCAACCAGGAGTAGGCAGTAGCGCGATCGGAGTCAACATTGACCGTCAAAGCTATGAACACACCTCTAAGACGACAGATGAAGAAAAAACATCTACTAAGAAGGCTTTGTTGAATAAAGACTTCCGTCAAGCAATCAACTTTGCCTTTGACCGCAATGCCTTCTCTTCACAGGTTAATGGAGAGGAAATTGCTGAAAAAGCAGTTCGTAACCTCTTTGTACCGTCTGACTTCGTTTCAATTGGCGAAAAGACGTTTGGAGATGTCGTTCAAGAAAAGATTGCTTCTTATGGCGATGAGTGGAAGGATGTCAAGCTAGCAGATTCGATAAATGGAATTTACAACCCAGAGAAAGCCAAAGCTGAGTTTGAAAAAGCGAAAAAAGCATTGGAAGCTGATGGTGTGAAATTCCCAATTCATATCGACGTTCCCGTTGTGGAAACATCTAAAAACTTTGTTGCTCGGATGCAATCCTTCAAGCAATCGGTAGAAAGCACACTAGGTAATGAAAATGTCGTCATTGATCTTCAGTTGATGTCTGAGGATGAAGCGAACAATATCACGTATTATGCAGCGACAGCCAAAGCTGAGGATTGGGATATGTCAGGGGCCGTTGGTTGGAACCCAGACTTTAGTGATCCATCGACTTACCTAGATATTTTGAAATCGACAAATGCTGAACAAACCAAGACCTTCTTTGGTTTTGAAGGAGCAGATAATGCTTCTGCGAAAGCCGTTGGCTTTGATGACTATAACAAATTGGCAGAAGAAGCTAATAAAGAGGTGACGGACGTTTCTGTTCGTTATGAAAAATACGCAGCAGCACAAGCTTGGTTAACCGATAGTTCTCTATTGTTACCAACGAATGCAAGTACTGGTGCAGCACCATTTATTTCACGTATCGTACCATTTACACTCCCATCTGCAGCAAGTGGAAATAAGGACAGTGTTTATTACAAATATGTGAAACTTGGTAAGAATGTTGTAACCAAGAAAGAATATGATGAAGCACGCGAAAAATGGCTCAAAGAAAAAGCAGAGTCAAACGCTAAAGCTCAAAAAGACCTTGAAAGTCACGTAGAATAAACGTTCACTGGAACTTTCTCCTAACCCGAGGAAGTTCTTTTGAAATTAAAGGAAAGATCTATGAAAAAATATATTTTTATGCGTACCTTACGCTCGATTGTGTCGATTTTTTTAGTAACGGCACTAACGTATATTATCATTTATACTTTGGTTCCTAGAAAGCTCATTTTCAAGCAGGATCCTAACTATAATAAGATTGCTACGACTGATGATAAGCGAGATAATTACGAAAATACCATTTATGAGCGAATGGGCTATATTGATTATTATGATACAAAAGAATTGCAGGAAAAAGCCAGCAAGGATTACCCATCTGTCACCGTTGATGCAACCGATGAAAACAAAAAAATGTATGAAGATTACATTAAGAAAATCGGTAAAGGTTGGAAATTGGGACAATTCAAAGAAAGCAAGCAATTTTATGCAACTCGTGAAGTACCACCGCTAGAGAG
The window above is part of the Streptococcus himalayensis genome. Proteins encoded here:
- a CDS encoding peptide ABC transporter substrate-binding protein, producing the protein MKKSKVLALAGVALLSAGLLAACSGGSDSSKEGSTYSYVYATDPETLDYLASGKASTHDLVASAIDGLLENDKYGNLIPSLAEDWTVSKDGLTYTYTLRKGVNWYTSDGEEYAEVKAQDFVAGLKHAADGKSEALILVQNSVKGLDDYVTGKTKDFSEVGVKALDDYTVQYTLNNPEPYWNAKTTSATLFPVNEEFLKAKGDKFGQATDPSSILYNGPYIIKSLVSKSTIEYAKNENYWDKDNVHFDNVKMTYFDGQDVDTLGRGFSDGNFIVARLFPNSSNYSTVAEKFKENIYYTQPQATTFGIGINIDRQNYNHSSKTTDEQKSSTKKAILNKDFRQALSFALDRKAFVAQVNGEEAAELSVRNLFVPSNFVQVGDKSFGDLVEEKIASYGDEWKDVKLADSKDSIYNPEKAKAEFAKAKEALQAEGVQFPIHLDVPVAETDKTGILQIQSLKQSIEKNLGSENVVIDIQQMSQDELLNITYYAATAAAQDWDISTSVGWTPDYPDPSTYLDILKTTEQEYSKTYLGYEGADNAAAKQVGLQEYDKLANEAGAEVLDTMSRYEKYAAAQAWLTDSSLIIPIQGAPGGAPQLSRLKPFSGAYAETGSKAHSTDYYKYRQPNGGVVTKKEYDEAREKWLKEKAESNAKYQEDLAKHVK
- a CDS encoding peptide ABC transporter substrate-binding protein, giving the protein MNKSKLFALAGVSLLSIGVLAACSSSSKSSGGDGNTYSYVYATDPESLDYLLTSKASTLDLVTNGVDGLLANDNYGNLVPSLAEDWKVSKDGLTYTYKLRKGAKWYTTEGEEYAEVTAKDFVAGLKHAADKKSESLYLIQDSIKGLAAYVNGESKDFASVGVKALDDYTVQYTLNSPEPYWNSKTTNGILYPVNEEFLTSKGDKFAQPTDPSSLLYNGPFLLKSLVSKSSVEFVKNENYWDKDNVHVDAVKLSYYDGQDVDSLARNFTDGAYSVARLFPSSPNYSKVAEDFKENIYTTQPGVGSSAIGVNIDRQSYEHTSKTTDEEKTSTKKALLNKDFRQAINFAFDRNAFSSQVNGEEIAEKAVRNLFVPSDFVSIGEKTFGDVVQEKIASYGDEWKDVKLADSINGIYNPEKAKAEFEKAKKALEADGVKFPIHIDVPVVETSKNFVARMQSFKQSVESTLGNENVVIDLQLMSEDEANNITYYAATAKAEDWDMSGAVGWNPDFSDPSTYLDILKSTNAEQTKTFFGFEGADNASAKAVGFDDYNKLAEEANKEVTDVSVRYEKYAAAQAWLTDSSLLLPTNASTGAAPFISRIVPFTLPSAASGNKDSVYYKYVKLGKNVVTKKEYDEAREKWLKEKAESNAKAQKDLESHVE
- a CDS encoding peptide ABC transporter substrate-binding protein, with product MKKSKVLALAGITLLSAGFLAACSGSNSNSAGAGKTYSYVYQTDPENLDYLTSSKAAIHDITTNVIDGLLENDRYGNFVPSMAEDWTVSKDGLTYTYKLRKGVNWYTSEGEEYAEVKAQDFVTGLKYAADKESQALYLIQDSIKGLDDYIKGKNKDFASVGIKAIDDYTVEYTLNQPESYWNSKTTMGILYPVNEEFLKSQGDKFASATDPTTLLYNGPFILKSITAKSAIEFAKNENYWDKDNVHIDNVKLSYYDGSDQDSLAKNFADGVYSIARVFPNSASYDAVKKQFSENITYAPQGSASYIVGMNIDRQSYDHTSKTTDAQKTSTKKALLNKDFRQALAFAFDRESYSAQINGKDGASKVLRNMFVPPTFVAAGDKSFGDIVEADLQSKGDEWKDVDLSDGQNGLYNPEKAKAEFAKAKEALQAEGVEFPIRLDAPTIKTDKARVARLQSLKQSIEESLGTDNVVIDIQQLSEEDVLNMTYYAPTAAQAGWDISDIVGWIPDFQDPSTYLNIIKPSSGDNTKLFLGFDAGKDNAAAKTVGLTEFEELVNAADNEKLDLNKRYEKYAAAQAWLTDSALIIPSMSNGATAMLRKTVPFSTAFAWSGNKGADPNVVYKYVELQDEPATTAEYQKALEKWQKEKAESNAKYQEDLAKHVK
- a CDS encoding peptide ABC transporter substrate-binding protein, with translation MKTKKWLVTAGVLVSAGVLLTACSGGSSTGDSGNTYSYVYTLDPDTLDYTFANRASTSEVTSNLVDGLLENDQYGNLVPSLAEDWTVSKDGLTYTYKLRKDAKWYTSEGEEYADVKAQDFVTGLKHAVDSKSEALYIVEDSIKGLKEYAKGENKDFSSVGIKAVDDYTVEYTLNAPESYWNSKTTMGILFPINEEFLKSKGKEFGSAKTDSILSNGPYLLKSWVTKSSMEYAKNPNYYDKDNVHIDNVKLAYFDGSDLESLARNFKDGAYTGAVLYPNTTSYPAIEKEFKDYIYVSQQDATSYYFNYNLDRKSYKHTSKKDDAQKAATNEAILNKNFRQAIKFALDKTGMAAQMNGEKLATATLRNTLVPPTFVQIGDKNYGDVVGEKLVNYGKEWADINLADATNAYYNPTKAKEKMAQAKTELEAKGVQFPIHLDVLVEETDKNDVARKSSIKQSIEAALGAENVVIDLQNASEDEVNNASYFATRAAQKDYDFDVSGWGPDFQDPSTYLDILNIENGGMLQNIGLEPGQDNAKIQAVGLDKYTDMLKEANKEQDVKVRYEKYAEAEAWLQDSALIIPTVSKGGRPQLSKVVPFSSPTSDVGTKGDATIFKYKQVQKDIVTVKDYETAREKWVKEKAESNAKYQEDLAKHVK